A single genomic interval of Spinacia oleracea cultivar Varoflay chromosome 6, BTI_SOV_V1, whole genome shotgun sequence harbors:
- the LOC110775937 gene encoding putative cysteine-rich repeat secretory protein 5 — protein MTKSRKIASSFLLKMKLALFIIISSFLIISKAQLTYIHQDCYDNYGRYGLLSNYRANLERAITELTTTATTTYFSNYTTGIGQDRVNALYSCRYDVSPQVCQNCFASTTRNISWCFSSVEGLIAYEECTLHYSNRSISGLMEDLPRLYHYSTGVEETTRFTLVLENTVTDLITTAASEFLISSRYFATATVRYSGSETIYALAQCNPDITSFECRTCLRTGFDGFTSNFTGANYGQIFMTSCRLSYILSSEVPSRPWRFAQTFLQLNQPRFTPRYFSSIGTRRSSIVGAIIATIMSVALSLKLLQ, from the coding sequence ATGACTAAATCGAGAAAAATAGCCTCTTCTTTCCTCCTTAAAATGAAACTCGCCCTTTTTATCATCATTTCATCCTTTCTTATTATCTCCAAAGCTCAACTTACCTATATCCACCAAGATTGTTACGATAACTATGGAAGATACGGCCTTTTAAGCAACTATAGAGCCAACCTCGAAAGAGCCATCACCGAACTCACAACAACTGCAACAACCACCTACTTCAGCAACTACACCACCGGCATCGGCCAAGACAGAGTTAACGCCCTATATTCCTGTCGATACGATGTCTCCCCTCAAGTTTGCCAAAACTGCTTCGCTAGTACCACCAGAAACATTTCCTGGTGTTTTTCTAGTGTCGAAGGCCTCATCGCTTACGAGGAATGCACCTTACATTACTCGAACCGATCAATCTCCGGTCTCATGGAAGATCTACCCCGGTTATATCATTACAGTACCGGAGTAGAAGAAACTACCCGTTTTACCCTCGTATTAGAAAATACAGTTACTGATCTGATCACCACCGCCGCCTCTGAATTTCTTATATCGTCGCGGTACTTTGCCACCGCGACTGTGAGATATTCCGGTAGCGAAACCATTTACGCGCTAGCGCAGTGTAATCCGGATATTACCTCGTTTGAGTGTAGAACATGTTTGCGAACTGGTTTCGATGGGTTTACAAGTAATTTTACTGGCGCAAATTATGGACAGATTTTTATGACAAGCTGTAGGTTGAGTTATATATTGTCTAGTGAGGTGCCGAGTCGACCGTGGAGATTTGCGCAAACTTTTCTACAATTAAATCAACCGAGGTTTACTCCTCGATACTTCTCTTCGATAG